One segment of Nisaea sediminum DNA contains the following:
- a CDS encoding DUF3363 domain-containing protein: MSDSFQRAIVKTRIVTTGGKISGKVRAHMNYITRDGAGADEKSAELFGSDDQTKGNFVRKLEKDDRHFRLIISPENAPEDMEGLTRSVMSDMEKRLDTKLEWKAVIHENTDHPHAHIVLRGIRDDGENLHIPNVYLTRGIRETTQRRLTQTLGYRTELDQANALMSEVDRPRVTSLDRMIVRHSDETGRFEFGRLGRAGALGDNRVLLINRANKLVEMGAAQQTGAQAITLAPDWEAKVREHSHFREMEGRVQSSFAGEIRESVDLRKSAGPTKSVIGEVKTRGLADELHDRPYVVIDGADGRAYHTTFKDLDAADGFKRGAIVRITPARNSQRGEATSRPFIAVIGPGGVEKSINAEGANWLDEYARGGAGAESTLLQKRLKEAASRRRAHHAQNGRHGVLDDDSRYEKWLLEERNKLVPPSIRKAGKDETARLLFGKGQQSFDGVMTEILETNQGPFGVVRNPMNKSFATVSLSANQRSLMGQPVSLRSMNQRHQNRILVQLLTRSR; encoded by the coding sequence TTGAGCGACAGTTTTCAGCGGGCAATTGTCAAAACGCGGATCGTCACTACCGGAGGGAAGATCAGCGGAAAAGTTCGCGCTCACATGAATTACATCACGCGCGATGGCGCCGGCGCCGACGAAAAATCCGCCGAACTTTTCGGCAGTGACGATCAAACAAAGGGCAATTTCGTTCGCAAGTTGGAGAAGGACGACCGGCATTTCCGACTGATTATCTCTCCGGAAAATGCGCCCGAAGACATGGAAGGGCTTACGCGATCCGTTATGTCCGACATGGAAAAACGTCTTGACACGAAGCTCGAATGGAAAGCGGTTATCCACGAAAACACCGACCATCCGCACGCCCATATCGTCCTTCGCGGGATCCGTGATGACGGCGAAAATCTTCATATTCCGAACGTCTATTTGACCCGCGGGATCCGGGAAACGACGCAGCGGCGCCTTACACAAACCCTCGGATACCGGACGGAACTGGATCAGGCGAATGCATTGATGTCCGAGGTAGACCGGCCGCGCGTTACCTCACTAGATCGCATGATTGTGCGTCACAGCGACGAAACCGGCCGGTTCGAGTTTGGCCGCTTGGGGCGAGCTGGCGCGTTGGGGGACAACCGCGTTCTCTTGATCAATCGAGCGAACAAACTTGTCGAAATGGGAGCGGCCCAGCAAACGGGCGCGCAGGCAATTACGCTCGCGCCGGATTGGGAGGCGAAGGTCCGAGAGCACAGTCATTTCCGTGAGATGGAGGGGAGGGTGCAGAGCAGCTTTGCGGGTGAAATCCGGGAAAGCGTCGATCTCAGAAAGAGCGCGGGACCGACCAAATCGGTCATCGGGGAGGTCAAGACACGTGGCCTTGCCGACGAGCTGCATGATCGGCCTTATGTCGTGATCGATGGAGCGGACGGGCGTGCATACCACACAACCTTCAAGGACCTGGACGCGGCTGATGGTTTCAAACGCGGTGCCATTGTGCGCATCACGCCAGCCCGGAACAGCCAGCGCGGAGAAGCGACATCGAGGCCCTTCATTGCAGTCATTGGCCCGGGCGGGGTTGAAAAATCTATCAATGCCGAGGGCGCCAACTGGCTGGATGAATATGCGCGCGGCGGGGCAGGGGCCGAGAGCACACTGCTGCAGAAGAGGCTGAAGGAAGCGGCATCGAGACGGCGCGCGCATCATGCGCAGAATGGACGTCATGGCGTCCTCGATGACGATTCTCGCTACGAGAAGTGGTTGCTGGAAGAACGGAACAAGTTGGTGCCGCCCAGCATCCGTAAGGCTGGGAAAGATGAAACGGCGCGGCTTCTGTTCGGTAAGGGGCAGCAATCCTTCGACGGCGTAATGACAGAGATTCTGGAGACGAACCAAGGACCTTTTGGCGTGGTCAGGAACCCCATGAACAAGAGTTTCGCAACGGTCTCGCTATCGGCAAATCAGAGATCTCTCATGGGGCAGCCGGTGTCTCTCCGTTCTATGAATCAGCGACATCAGAACCGAATCCTCGTTCAATTGCTGACACGATCTCGCTGA
- a CDS encoding type IV secretory system conjugative DNA transfer family protein, producing the protein MLARAATFYRGFLVMLLFVIGGMAGATQYVAHWYGYHPALGEPLFSIGAHKFYAPVMWWIWLFSLPNPRMNVFDTGQLIMTGFIVAGIFVFIYAVTMRKRQSSGKFGTARWATDKELARYKGHNGVIVGTSGKKKDRRGRIPKYITHDGPEHVALIAPSRSGKGASTIIPTLFRWTDSAFVLDIKGENWTATSGWRSTFSKCFRFDPASPDSAKFNPLQEIRLDHNLVGDVDLIASMLVDPEGTKTNPNHWDITARGLLKIVILHCRLTDPNASLGSVKEWLNKPGVEITDKLDEMMLTKHLGDHPHPVVAEGVQTLKDKYFPELSSILSTARSYLGIYDDQILAHNTSSSDFTIDSLLNDDKPVTLHIVFTPSNLQRLRFFLRLFVSLVVRKLTDVNVAPAEFPHKRRGLFLLDEFPRLGNLALLHDAIGYLAGYGIKCMIVAQSVKDLVRIYGREQTLLENSAVQIIHGTNDPDTADYVSRMVGTKTHREEEMNVSGNRLAPILMHTFVSHQENARALLTPGEVQDLPRTQQLFFAPDIAPALIEKIKWWEDPFMRAHSAEQAPPVPRDHVPPVNPWAGLTVEPVEIPASERDETEGHGEVDHISTGRTIMDDPGPVEGDPDEPGREQQSELGSDDNAQVRENDNGLFRI; encoded by the coding sequence ATGCTCGCACGCGCCGCAACCTTCTACCGTGGTTTCCTTGTCATGCTCCTTTTCGTCATCGGCGGGATGGCCGGAGCGACACAGTATGTAGCGCACTGGTACGGCTATCATCCCGCCTTGGGGGAGCCCCTTTTTTCGATCGGTGCACATAAGTTTTATGCGCCCGTTATGTGGTGGATCTGGCTATTCAGTTTGCCTAATCCGCGGATGAATGTGTTCGATACCGGCCAGTTGATAATGACCGGTTTCATCGTCGCGGGGATCTTCGTTTTCATCTACGCCGTGACAATGCGGAAGCGGCAGTCGAGTGGAAAATTCGGGACTGCCCGATGGGCGACAGACAAAGAACTGGCTCGGTACAAGGGCCATAACGGAGTCATCGTTGGCACCAGCGGAAAGAAGAAGGACCGTCGCGGACGCATCCCTAAATACATCACTCACGATGGCCCCGAACATGTCGCTCTGATTGCTCCATCTCGTTCGGGGAAGGGGGCGTCCACGATCATCCCAACTTTGTTTCGGTGGACCGACAGCGCGTTCGTTCTCGATATCAAAGGCGAGAACTGGACCGCGACGAGCGGCTGGCGATCGACCTTCTCGAAGTGCTTCCGCTTCGATCCGGCTTCACCCGATTCCGCGAAGTTCAATCCGCTTCAAGAAATCCGGCTGGATCACAATCTCGTCGGTGACGTCGATCTGATTGCATCGATGTTGGTGGATCCCGAAGGCACCAAAACAAACCCGAACCATTGGGACATAACAGCCCGCGGATTGCTCAAGATCGTCATCCTCCATTGTCGTCTGACCGACCCGAACGCATCGCTTGGCAGCGTGAAGGAATGGCTGAACAAGCCCGGCGTCGAAATCACAGACAAGCTGGACGAGATGATGTTGACGAAGCATCTCGGAGACCATCCGCACCCTGTCGTGGCCGAGGGCGTACAGACTTTGAAGGACAAATACTTTCCGGAATTGTCGAGCATTCTCAGCACAGCGCGGTCGTACCTTGGGATCTATGACGACCAGATCCTCGCCCACAACACGTCGAGCTCCGATTTCACAATCGATTCTCTCTTGAATGACGATAAGCCGGTAACGCTTCACATCGTTTTCACGCCGAGCAACCTTCAGCGCCTGCGTTTTTTCCTGCGCCTTTTCGTCTCTCTTGTGGTGCGAAAACTGACAGACGTGAATGTCGCGCCGGCCGAGTTTCCGCATAAGCGACGAGGGCTCTTCCTGCTTGATGAATTCCCGCGACTTGGGAACCTGGCGCTTCTCCACGACGCGATCGGCTACCTCGCCGGATACGGTATAAAGTGCATGATCGTGGCGCAGTCGGTGAAGGACCTTGTTCGGATCTATGGTCGCGAACAGACCCTTCTCGAGAACAGCGCGGTCCAGATCATCCACGGAACCAACGACCCTGATACTGCCGATTATGTCTCCCGAATGGTCGGGACGAAGACGCATCGCGAAGAGGAAATGAACGTTTCCGGCAACCGTCTCGCGCCGATCCTGATGCACACGTTCGTCTCACATCAAGAGAACGCGCGAGCGCTTCTCACGCCGGGCGAGGTACAGGATCTGCCGCGCACCCAACAGCTATTTTTCGCACCGGACATTGCCCCGGCTTTGATCGAGAAAATCAAATGGTGGGAAGACCCGTTTATGCGCGCACACAGCGCAGAGCAGGCGCCCCCCGTCCCGCGCGATCACGTGCCGCCGGTCAATCCATGGGCGGGGTTGACCGTCGAGCCCGTCGAGATCCCAGCGTCCGAACGCGACGAAACGGAAGGGCACGGGGAGGTCGATCACATTTCGACTGGACGCACCATCATGGATGACCCAGGCCCGGTCGAAGGTGATCCAGATGAACCGGGGCGAGAGCAGCAGAGCGAACTTGGTAGCGACGACAACGCGCAGGTGAGGGAGAACGATAATGGCCTCTTCCGGATCTAA
- a CDS encoding ATPase, T2SS/T4P/T4SS family — MSSDAALRQTAAFEDQLRQDLPFLDDEDLTDVMLNDDGRLWIKRWGKSPELVRTDFPSARAETLLRLAAGAANTEITFKNPRLSAELPNGARLQGFLPPVTTRPVIVLRTHREVRVSLQDYVTNGYMTADQAAEIRENIAQRKNIVIAGATGSGKTTLANAMLLELKDSHDRIVVLEDTRELQCAAPNTVRLRSSLAISLRELVFDTLRIKPDRIVVGEVRKGSVARELLAAWSTGHPGGITTLHADSAGDVMVRVEQLLMEEFPVVPYHLISRAIDAVYFLATTPNGPRLTTMEPDAMEDLKER, encoded by the coding sequence ATGAGCAGTGACGCCGCGCTGCGGCAGACCGCAGCATTTGAAGACCAGTTAAGACAGGACCTTCCGTTCCTTGATGACGAGGACCTGACCGATGTCATGTTGAACGATGACGGCAGGCTCTGGATCAAGCGATGGGGCAAGTCCCCCGAGCTGGTCCGGACGGACTTTCCATCGGCGAGGGCCGAAACTCTCCTTCGGCTTGCGGCCGGGGCTGCCAACACGGAAATAACCTTCAAGAACCCGCGCCTCTCCGCCGAGCTTCCGAACGGGGCACGGCTGCAGGGCTTCTTGCCGCCTGTCACGACGCGGCCGGTCATTGTGCTTCGGACACATCGAGAAGTCCGCGTATCGCTCCAGGACTATGTTACGAACGGCTATATGACCGCCGATCAAGCCGCGGAAATTCGCGAGAACATCGCTCAGAGGAAAAACATCGTCATCGCCGGCGCGACCGGATCCGGGAAGACCACGCTCGCGAATGCCATGTTGCTCGAGCTGAAGGACAGCCATGACCGTATCGTTGTCCTGGAGGATACCCGCGAGCTTCAGTGCGCCGCTCCGAACACAGTCCGTCTTCGATCGTCCCTCGCCATCTCTTTGCGAGAGCTGGTCTTCGATACTCTCCGCATCAAGCCGGACCGGATCGTCGTTGGCGAGGTCCGGAAGGGCTCCGTAGCGCGCGAGTTGCTTGCCGCCTGGTCGACGGGACACCCGGGCGGAATCACGACGCTTCATGCCGACAGCGCCGGCGACGTCATGGTGCGGGTCGAGCAGCTGCTAATGGAAGAATTTCCAGTCGTCCCTTACCATTTGATCTCTCGTGCAATAGACGCGGTTTATTTCCTGGCGACAACGCCCAACGGGCCTCGCCTCACAACGATGGAACCCGACGCAATGGAGGATCTGAAAGAGCGCTAA
- a CDS encoding TrbC/VirB2 family protein, which translates to MKLLSQKDTQIVWRVTFAVVAAVAVATLPEIAEAATTLTGANPWEGPIDRLSNSLQGPVAKAVGAASIAGAGLTLAMGESGGLMRKAGGVATGGAVAFNAASWGLPFLGYSGAVTF; encoded by the coding sequence ATGAAACTTCTCAGTCAGAAAGACACCCAGATCGTCTGGCGTGTGACATTCGCAGTCGTCGCTGCGGTCGCCGTTGCGACCCTTCCTGAGATTGCAGAGGCGGCGACCACTCTTACCGGTGCAAATCCGTGGGAAGGGCCGATTGACCGGCTTTCCAACAGCTTGCAGGGACCAGTTGCCAAAGCGGTTGGTGCGGCGAGCATTGCCGGGGCGGGCCTCACTCTCGCTATGGGCGAGAGCGGCGGGTTGATGCGCAAGGCGGGAGGTGTTGCAACAGGTGGAGCCGTTGCATTCAATGCCGCTTCATGGGGTTTGCCTTTTCTCGGCTACTCCGGCGCCGTCACCTTCTAG
- a CDS encoding VirB3 family type IV secretion system protein — protein MFEEPVPQSLTKRILVLGLPRELGILIGTLTAVGFFALHRFEPVIAGIILVMVGNIIHRKDEWTFEILMRHARYKSRYLP, from the coding sequence ATGTTCGAAGAGCCCGTACCGCAGTCTTTAACAAAACGGATCCTAGTTCTCGGCCTTCCCCGAGAGCTAGGGATCCTTATTGGCACTCTCACGGCGGTCGGGTTTTTCGCCCTGCATCGATTTGAGCCGGTAATAGCCGGCATCATTCTCGTGATGGTGGGAAACATCATTCATCGCAAAGATGAGTGGACCTTCGAGATCCTTATGCGCCATGCGAGATACAAATCCAGGTATCTCCCCTGA
- a CDS encoding TraG/VirB4 family ATPase, whose translation MNSIFGRYRIGAFNAPKAASVAELLPWLTVMPDGQTVLLKDGAFMAIWAVRGPDMASAPDYEFNRICMNLSARLNTLQGGWSVFFEDARIESQPYPESAISNPVARLIDAERRNQFSQYPHYENVYYLTVTYLPPAKSHSQVRRFFIENEAREGHAALPVHLADFQQQILALDEAFKRQFKQRRLLAGSEILSYLHSTISTSRYDIGYSDLPVFLDRLLSDDEINGGFYPTVGGKHLRVIGIRQLLGPTKPGLFEELNALPFPYRMVARFIALDDAQAQREISRVGRFWFQKRQNPLSLIFQSITGEPGKIDQEALRRSDDADDAALHVQERRASYGYCTLSLAILEDDRDVADARAIEIQELVRRNRAIPVIEKENALEAWLGMVPGNSVANVRRPLLSTIHFSHLAPISATWAGPDGVSHESLEGPAHVLCETNATTPFRFSTFSGDVGHFLAIGPTGAGKSVLLNLLAAQWLRYRNNIGGAQVYGIEAGGSMRCLTRALGGTYHDLESTSGSLSLQPLREVHIPEEREWAAEWLIRLFSFADIDVDAAQKQEIWSALGSLATQPYEHRTLSVLQTLLQDNLLRTAIGPFTIDGPAGRFIDSGSPTLPDEIEFVDLGSLLDASFAPTILDALFRRFEGRFNGRPTLFLIDEAWMALLNGTFADRLRSWLKTLRKRNVAVGLATQEVSDFLNSGLAQTLLNACPTQIYLPNAAISNAEVASRYAAVGLNETQISIIRDATPKSDYYFVTPAGSRLISFSLGPVARAFCAATSAADQADLSSLDPSLTGVSFASRWLEGKGLKHSANALTEVTRHAAE comes from the coding sequence ATGAACTCGATCTTTGGACGTTACCGCATTGGCGCCTTCAATGCGCCTAAAGCCGCTTCTGTTGCTGAACTTCTGCCGTGGCTGACGGTCATGCCAGACGGACAGACGGTACTTTTGAAAGACGGAGCTTTCATGGCCATTTGGGCGGTCCGCGGCCCCGACATGGCATCGGCTCCTGATTATGAGTTCAACCGAATCTGCATGAATCTAAGTGCAAGACTGAACACCTTGCAGGGCGGTTGGTCCGTTTTCTTCGAAGACGCCCGCATTGAAAGCCAACCCTATCCTGAGTCTGCTATATCGAACCCTGTAGCGCGTCTGATCGATGCCGAGCGGCGCAATCAGTTCAGCCAGTATCCGCATTACGAGAACGTCTATTATCTCACTGTGACGTACCTGCCGCCGGCCAAGAGCCATAGCCAGGTCCGCCGCTTCTTTATCGAGAATGAAGCAAGGGAGGGCCATGCAGCTCTTCCCGTACATCTCGCAGACTTTCAGCAGCAGATTCTCGCACTGGACGAAGCCTTCAAGCGCCAGTTCAAGCAACGGCGCTTACTCGCGGGCAGCGAGATCCTTTCCTACCTCCATTCGACAATCAGCACCTCTCGATACGATATTGGATACAGTGATCTGCCCGTTTTTCTCGATCGGCTTTTGTCGGACGACGAAATCAATGGGGGCTTCTACCCGACCGTCGGGGGCAAACATCTTCGTGTTATTGGTATCCGCCAACTGCTCGGACCGACGAAACCGGGCCTTTTTGAGGAGCTAAACGCACTTCCATTCCCTTATCGCATGGTTGCCCGCTTCATAGCTCTCGATGACGCACAGGCTCAGAGAGAGATCAGCCGTGTTGGCCGCTTCTGGTTTCAGAAGCGGCAGAATCCCCTGTCGCTTATTTTTCAATCGATCACCGGCGAGCCTGGAAAGATCGATCAGGAAGCGCTGCGACGAAGCGACGATGCCGACGACGCCGCCCTTCACGTGCAGGAACGCCGCGCCAGTTATGGTTATTGCACGCTCTCGCTCGCAATCCTGGAAGACGATAGGGACGTCGCAGACGCCCGCGCCATCGAGATCCAGGAACTTGTCCGCCGCAATCGTGCAATCCCTGTCATCGAAAAAGAGAATGCACTTGAGGCATGGCTTGGGATGGTCCCCGGCAATTCTGTTGCCAATGTTAGACGCCCGCTCCTCAGCACCATTCATTTCTCGCATCTTGCCCCGATCTCTGCCACTTGGGCCGGGCCTGACGGTGTTTCACATGAGTCTCTTGAAGGTCCGGCTCACGTACTTTGCGAAACAAACGCTACGACGCCATTCCGGTTCTCGACTTTCTCGGGCGACGTCGGCCACTTCTTGGCGATCGGCCCAACCGGTGCCGGCAAATCCGTCCTGTTGAATTTGCTCGCCGCACAATGGCTCAGATACCGGAACAACATCGGCGGCGCCCAAGTCTATGGCATCGAGGCCGGCGGATCGATGCGCTGTCTGACGCGCGCCCTTGGCGGTACTTACCACGATCTCGAATCTACGAGCGGCTCTCTGAGTCTTCAGCCTCTTCGAGAGGTTCACATTCCAGAGGAACGCGAGTGGGCCGCTGAATGGCTGATACGGCTTTTCAGTTTCGCCGACATAGACGTCGACGCTGCTCAAAAGCAGGAGATTTGGTCCGCTCTGGGTTCTCTCGCAACCCAACCATACGAGCATCGAACGCTCTCAGTTCTTCAAACCCTTCTACAGGACAACCTCCTCCGCACAGCGATAGGCCCCTTTACTATCGACGGGCCAGCCGGGCGGTTCATTGATTCGGGAAGCCCTACGCTCCCGGACGAGATCGAGTTCGTCGATCTAGGGTCTTTGCTCGACGCCTCTTTCGCACCAACGATTCTAGATGCTCTGTTCCGTCGCTTCGAGGGCCGCTTCAACGGCCGCCCAACGCTTTTCTTGATCGATGAAGCATGGATGGCGCTTCTCAACGGCACATTTGCGGACCGACTTCGCTCCTGGCTCAAGACGCTGCGGAAGCGGAATGTCGCTGTCGGACTCGCGACCCAGGAGGTTTCGGACTTCCTCAATTCCGGCTTGGCCCAGACGTTGCTTAACGCCTGCCCCACCCAGATCTATCTTCCAAACGCTGCAATTTCGAACGCCGAAGTGGCTTCGCGATACGCCGCTGTCGGTCTGAACGAAACGCAAATATCCATCATCCGGGACGCCACACCGAAGTCCGACTATTACTTTGTCACACCAGCCGGGTCCCGCCTGATCTCTTTTTCGCTTGGACCGGTAGCTCGGGCCTTCTGTGCGGCCACGAGCGCGGCGGATCAAGCCGATCTATCGTCCCTTGACCCGTCTCTCACAGGCGTATCATTCGCGTCCCGATGGCTCGAGGGGAAGGGTCTCAAGCATTCCGCCAACGCTTTGACGGAGGTTACGAGACATGCTGCCGAATAG
- a CDS encoding type IV secretion system protein, translating into MEPLSSLDNRVSSLVALFQAGPSQYVDVAVSLFSKLAVIEIAFFGLLIALGRGRMMSETFMQIMKMGVFFWFIKEFPTFQTTILSGFQWSGLQLTGQGGGTESLLASSYLTAATNVVGQIFDCAAELSFFTDFVTLVWLLMIGVIVFFAMVFMGLTAVLTIIEYYIVTAIGFIILPFSAFSATRFIAEKTFSSFIALGVKAATIVVVSGFVLSDITQLTSSSLCSADTSFGDQLGMTPLLFATAVLYLLLFINVPGLAAGVLTGSPKLGAGMALVAGAGMLATAGAVAYGAFKGGSAAASAARSGINKASDSLGAAGYASNVQTPGQGLRSPAPKRPADTSTASSGSTAASSDEGTARTFVRDSVGTARKVERHRRRIQKLDDDQES; encoded by the coding sequence ATGGAACCGCTCTCCTCCCTCGACAATCGCGTTTCCTCGCTCGTTGCCCTCTTTCAAGCCGGGCCGTCTCAGTATGTCGACGTAGCGGTTTCCCTATTCTCAAAACTGGCAGTTATTGAGATTGCATTCTTCGGATTGCTGATCGCGCTCGGACGCGGACGCATGATGTCCGAGACATTTATGCAAATCATGAAAATGGGCGTATTTTTCTGGTTTATCAAAGAGTTCCCAACCTTTCAAACCACTATCCTTTCGGGGTTTCAGTGGTCCGGCCTTCAATTGACGGGGCAGGGCGGGGGCACCGAATCTCTACTTGCATCCTCTTATTTAACGGCTGCTACGAACGTGGTGGGTCAGATTTTCGACTGTGCAGCCGAACTCAGTTTTTTCACCGATTTCGTGACACTCGTTTGGCTTCTGATGATCGGCGTCATTGTTTTTTTCGCCATGGTTTTCATGGGGTTGACCGCTGTCTTGACGATAATCGAGTATTATATTGTTACCGCTATCGGGTTCATTATCCTTCCATTCAGCGCCTTCTCCGCCACTCGTTTTATTGCAGAAAAAACCTTCTCCTCTTTCATCGCTCTTGGCGTCAAGGCCGCAACGATCGTTGTGGTGTCGGGTTTTGTTCTTTCCGATATCACGCAGCTAACCTCATCAAGCCTTTGCTCCGCCGATACGTCATTCGGAGACCAGCTCGGCATGACGCCGCTGCTCTTCGCTACGGCCGTCCTCTATCTCCTTCTCTTCATCAACGTACCGGGGCTCGCGGCAGGAGTGTTAACGGGATCACCAAAACTTGGAGCCGGGATGGCGCTTGTGGCTGGCGCTGGGATGTTGGCGACTGCCGGCGCAGTTGCCTACGGCGCTTTCAAAGGGGGAAGCGCCGCCGCTTCGGCCGCCCGAAGCGGAATCAATAAAGCATCTGACAGCCTCGGTGCTGCAGGATACGCCAGCAATGTGCAGACCCCCGGCCAGGGTCTGCGTTCCCCCGCTCCTAAGCGGCCGGCGGACACCAGCACAGCGTCTAGCGGTTCCACTGCAGCATCTTCCGACGAAGGAACGGCAAGAACCTTCGTCCGCGATTCCGTCGGCACTGCCCGCAAAGTCGAACGGCACCGTCGCCGCATCCAAAAGCTTGACGACGATCAGGAGTCCTAA
- a CDS encoding type IV secretion system protein — protein MTSRDTREPPVNPFSDAGKVFAEFLESDRRSKQLLVSLAALLFILLIVSQFTIAWMYSERKEHLSIVEVDGATGAVVRKYTPVAYTPTAAQKSYVARQWVKSVRRRPSDKIVMRDDILWAYAHTAGAARDLLDKHFRAGDPFAEEDFRTIEELSSLKKSEDSFQVTWTEATFSPSGAQRGSVEHTALITVAHGEQAVTDDTQNPTNLHVVFFDWTVPEVLPR, from the coding sequence ATGACGTCACGCGATACTCGGGAACCACCTGTGAATCCATTCTCCGACGCTGGGAAGGTTTTTGCTGAATTTCTTGAATCGGACCGCAGATCAAAACAGCTTCTCGTCAGTCTGGCAGCGCTGCTCTTTATCCTGCTGATTGTGTCTCAGTTCACCATTGCCTGGATGTACTCGGAGCGAAAAGAGCACCTTTCCATTGTCGAGGTCGATGGCGCAACCGGTGCGGTCGTCCGAAAATACACACCCGTCGCCTACACGCCAACAGCAGCACAGAAGAGCTATGTCGCGCGCCAGTGGGTAAAATCCGTTCGCCGCCGTCCGTCCGACAAGATCGTTATGCGAGACGATATCCTTTGGGCTTATGCCCACACTGCGGGCGCCGCGAGAGATCTTCTCGACAAGCATTTCCGCGCTGGCGATCCGTTCGCTGAAGAAGATTTCCGGACCATCGAGGAGCTCAGCTCTTTAAAAAAGAGTGAGGACAGTTTCCAGGTCACGTGGACAGAAGCTACTTTCTCGCCTTCAGGCGCGCAGCGAGGATCCGTCGAGCATACGGCCCTTATAACCGTCGCCCATGGCGAACAAGCAGTTACAGACGACACGCAAAATCCCACCAATTTGCACGTTGTCTTTTTCGACTGGACCGTTCCGGAGGTCTTACCGAGATGA
- a CDS encoding TrbG/VirB9 family P-type conjugative transfer protein, which translates to MSFFELMNIKHMFYVLSMNRANLIAIISLSTLTGCWAGIPVPVETTAPTSLTEVRYVEVPTGPVVPPRVVEIPVPAATPLNDKIRPRELLPYRPHKHPTKRSLKAAVDQATVDPHEGRFNNGHQIYSYAEGQFYTVFAVPERIVDIQLQPGEELLSANLGDSFRWLYQATQSGAGETARTHVFFKPTEEEISTNLVLTTTKRAYHIELISDPANVPHHSVSWSYPGEQRRDFSRQIAEMYAPGRASHNQPGGGQEGRFTVLGSASESADDALAKLNFNWAIEGGDGQEWLPTEVYDDGARVVLRFAPVMARKQMPVLSLLTAENQVEIVNYIQQGSALIVPYMFDRAVLYMSRDPAQRVFIARTGIWTQGE; encoded by the coding sequence ATGAGTTTTTTTGAATTGATGAACATAAAACATATGTTCTATGTTCTCTCAATGAACCGAGCGAACCTCATAGCGATAATCTCCCTGTCAACTTTGACCGGTTGTTGGGCCGGAATCCCGGTCCCGGTAGAGACAACAGCGCCAACTTCGCTCACCGAAGTGCGTTACGTTGAAGTACCAACCGGCCCTGTCGTGCCGCCACGGGTGGTAGAGATACCGGTGCCGGCGGCCACTCCATTGAACGACAAAATCCGCCCAAGGGAGTTATTGCCTTACCGCCCCCACAAACATCCAACAAAGCGATCATTAAAAGCTGCGGTAGATCAGGCGACCGTCGACCCTCACGAGGGCCGATTTAATAACGGCCATCAGATCTACTCATATGCGGAAGGGCAATTCTACACGGTCTTCGCCGTCCCTGAGCGAATAGTGGATATTCAGTTGCAGCCCGGCGAGGAGCTTCTGAGCGCCAATCTCGGCGACTCTTTTCGCTGGCTTTATCAGGCCACTCAAAGCGGAGCCGGTGAGACTGCTCGAACGCACGTTTTCTTCAAGCCAACTGAAGAAGAGATCAGTACCAACCTGGTCCTCACAACGACCAAGCGGGCTTACCACATCGAGCTAATCTCGGATCCTGCAAATGTCCCTCATCACTCTGTGTCATGGTCCTATCCAGGTGAGCAGCGCCGGGATTTCAGTCGACAAATCGCAGAAATGTATGCGCCTGGCCGGGCCTCTCACAACCAACCGGGCGGCGGTCAAGAAGGGCGCTTCACCGTTCTCGGTTCCGCGAGTGAAAGCGCAGATGACGCGCTAGCCAAGCTGAACTTCAATTGGGCGATCGAAGGAGGCGACGGTCAGGAATGGTTGCCTACAGAGGTCTATGATGACGGCGCGCGTGTGGTTCTCCGTTTCGCCCCGGTCATGGCCCGCAAGCAGATGCCGGTCCTCTCCCTGCTTACTGCAGAGAACCAGGTTGAGATCGTCAACTACATCCAACAGGGGTCCGCGCTGATCGTCCCGTACATGTTCGATCGAGCCGTTCTCTACATGTCCCGCGATCCCGCGCAGCGCGTATTCATCGCCCGCACGGGTATCTGGACGCAGGGTGAGTGA